The genome window GATGGTGACTTCGTTTTCGACCGGGAGAACCGCCCGAACGTCGCGCTGGTAGATGAGTTCGTCCAAGTAATCGAAGAGGAGCGCTTCCCGGTTTTCGGCGCGTACCTCGATGTCGAACCGCTCTCCCGTCGCTGGAATTTCGTCCTCGTCCAGCATGGCGGCCGCCATGCCGTCCGCTGTGGCCGCGAAGGCGGCCGAAAGCGTGGCACCGGTCGCTCCGACGCCGACA of Haladaptatus sp. R4 contains these proteins:
- a CDS encoding archease, giving the protein MGYELRDHTADVGVGATGATLSAAFAATADGMAAAMLDEDEIPATGERFDIEVRAENREALLFDYLDELIYQRDVRAVLPVENEVTIHGDENGEWELTGSARGVPLAGLGAREIKAVTYSEMAIEETDDGWRTHVVFDV